The Schaalia dentiphila ATCC 17982 sequence TGCAGAGTGCACGACCTCGAGGAAGGTTCCCTCCGCCAGGGCACCCTCAGGATGCGAACCGATCCACTGCGCGCGTCCGTCACGCGCGACGATCGCACCGGCGCTCGATGCTCCGACGAACGACCAGCGTCCCCACGAACCACCATGCTCAGCGGATTCCAGAATAAAGCTGCCATAGTTGCCGTGCGCAAGCTGCCGGTAGACACCCACCGCGCTCAGCTCGTCGGCAAGCACGCGGCGCACCACGGGGATCACGCGGCGCTTCGCAGCGAGATCAACAAAGACATCGCGCGGGGGCCACGTCTGGCCCCATTCAAGGCTCACAGACTCAGACTGATACGAAGGCGTCGAAATACTCACCGCTCTATTGTCCCATCCGGACGCGCACTCGTCCCGGCGTGGTCCACGATAAGACCTGCGCTTATCCCTACAGCCAGTCGGGGACAACGCCCCATGCGATGGTGCCAACGAGCGCTGCCCCGATCATCCAGGGACCCATCGGAACGCGTGTTTTCGTGCCAGCGGATCCGACGACGATCTTCCACAGTGCCGCGACGCCCGCAGACACGAAGGAGAGCGCGAGGGCAAAAAACGCAGCGTGCAGTCCCACGGAACCGACCAATGCTCCCAACACCGGAGCCAGCTTGACGTCACCACCGCCCATCCCGCCGGGCAAGCGATTCAACAATGCAATCGGCACGAACCAAATAAGCGCACCGATGAGCGCGCCGAGGAGGCGTTCCTGCCACAGCGGTGAAATCACGCCGCCGACGATCACACCGAGGACGACACCGATGCCCATTGCGACCGTGTACGCGTTGGGCAACCGATGGGTACGAGCATCGACGTAAGCGCTCAGCGCGCCGATCATCGCAACCGTCATCACACCGGGCATACCGGGACGCATCTGCGCCGCGACAAAGAAGACTGCTCCGACGATACCCGCGCTCCACACGATCGCATTGCGTGTGAGGGGCTTTTGCGTCGCTTCGATGAAGTAGCGGCGCTGAATCTTCCATCCCGACCGCCACAGCCAGGAAAGAACGACGATCCAGGTGAGAAAACCTGAGATCAAAGACAGATCGGTGCTCAGCCACGACGGCAGCCACGTCACGATCACGAGGCAGCTCCTCCCCCACTCGGCCGCGCACGCCGAGTAAGTTCCGCCTCCAGAGCGCCACGCATGACATCGGTCTTCGGGCTGCGCCCCGTCATGAGCTGTACCTGCGCTGCCGCCTGGAAGATGAGCATGTCGGTACCTTCGGCAACGATGCCGCCGTTCCTTTCGAAGGCGCTGCGCAGCGCCGTCTCGCGGGGAGAGTAGACAACGTCGAGGAGAACCTGGCCCTCGCGAACTGTCATCTCCTCGGCAAGCGAGTCAGCAACGCCAGCGGGCAGCGTCGAAATCACGAGGTCAGCACCGCTGACGGCACGAAGAACCGCACCGCGATCCGACCAGAGCACCTGTTCGATACTGATGCCCAGTCGAGAGGATGCAGCGACGACGGAACCGGGTCCCCCGAAACGGCGCGCGGCGACGGTGGAGGTCACGATGTCAAGCTCACCGAGGGCGGCGAGCGCAGACGAGGCCGTGGCTCGCGCCCCGAGCACGACGGCACTTGTGGGGAGCGCTCGTTCCGCCTGCGAGCACGCGCGCCGAATCGCCGACGCGATCCCCGTGACATCCGTGTTGAAGCCGGCAAGCACGCCGGAGGAAGGAACCACCGTGTTGACGGCACCAACTGCAGTGGCAAGCGGATCGATCGCGTCCAGGAGCGGAATGATCGCCTGCTTGCAGGGCATCGTGACCGACAGACCGCGGAAGGACTCGTCCAACCCTGAGATGAACTCGGGCACGCTCGCCTCATCGTGCTCGATGCGGCGGTACTCCCATCCCACAATCCCGAGGTCTTCCCATGCCGCCCGGTGGATCACCGGGGACAGGGAGTGCTCAATCGGGGAACCGATGACACCGGCCCACATCATGACGCGGTGCAGACCTTCGGGTTTGCGGTGCAGTACGCCTTGAGCTGTTCGCGGTTCTTCTCCTGTTCCTCGAGAGTCGAGGCAAACAGGGTCTCACCCGTATCCAGGTTGACGGTCACAAAGTACAGCCAGTTGCCCTCAGCAGGGTTCAGGACTGCCTTGATCGCCTTCTCGCTCGGCTGTCCAATCGGGGTCGGAGGCAGACCTGCGTGCAGGCGCGTGTTGTAGGGATTGTCGTTGTCCAGGTCCGCCTGGTCCGGAACGCCGCTGGTCTTTCCGACGCCGTACAGGACGGTCGAGTCCATGCCGAGGTACCCCTTCGTCTCACCGTTCGTGTCGGCGAGGCGATTCTCGATGACGCGAGCGACCATCGGCATGTACTTGTCGATGTTCATTTCACCATCCACGATCGACGCCTTAATCAGGACGGTCTGCCGATCCGCGGGGGCAACGCCGAGACGATCAAGCTCATCGACGGTTCCCTTCACCATCCGCGCGATGACGGTCGTCGGGGTGTCATCCTCGGAGACCTCGTAGGAACCGGGCAGCAGCCATCCTTCGGCGTTTCCGCCAGCCTCAGACGGCAGGCCGATCGCTTCCGTGTCGGCGAAAGCAGCGTCCACCTGTTCCTCGGTGACGCCCATGATGTCGACGATCCGCTTCTTGACCTCGGACATCTTCTGACCCGACGTGATCGTAATCGTCGAATCGACGCGGTTCGTCTCGTCCAGCAGGCCTGCGAGCGCACCGGCGGCGCTCATCTGTTGCTTCAGGCGGTACGTACCGGGACGAATCGACATCGATGCCGGCGTCTTCTCGAACTGACGCACGAAAGCTCCGACGGACTTTACGACGCCGGCATCCACGAGCGTCTGGCCGATATCACGACCGGAGGAATTCTCTGCAATCGTCACCTCGACCGAGCCGGTGCCCGGCCCGGGGAAGTCATCCGATGCAGTCGTCGACGAGTTGAAGAGCTGATCGTAGGCGACGTAGCTGGCACCGACCAGCAGGCCGAGCACCAGAACGATGATGAAGAAGGAACGCACCCGACGGCGGCGCTTGCGCTTGCGCGCCGCTCGTCGTTC is a genomic window containing:
- a CDS encoding prepilin peptidase — protein: MIVTWLPSWLSTDLSLISGFLTWIVVLSWLWRSGWKIQRRYFIEATQKPLTRNAIVWSAGIVGAVFFVAAQMRPGMPGVMTVAMIGALSAYVDARTHRLPNAYTVAMGIGVVLGVIVGGVISPLWQERLLGALIGALIWFVPIALLNRLPGGMGGGDVKLAPVLGALVGSVGLHAAFFALALSFVSAGVAALWKIVVGSAGTKTRVPMGPWMIGAALVGTIAWGVVPDWL
- a CDS encoding shikimate dehydrogenase, which translates into the protein MMWAGVIGSPIEHSLSPVIHRAAWEDLGIVGWEYRRIEHDEASVPEFISGLDESFRGLSVTMPCKQAIIPLLDAIDPLATAVGAVNTVVPSSGVLAGFNTDVTGIASAIRRACSQAERALPTSAVVLGARATASSALAALGELDIVTSTVAARRFGGPGSVVAASSRLGISIEQVLWSDRGAVLRAVSGADLVISTLPAGVADSLAEEMTVREGQVLLDVVYSPRETALRSAFERNGGIVAEGTDMLIFQAAAQVQLMTGRSPKTDVMRGALEAELTRRARPSGGGAAS
- the mltG gene encoding endolytic transglycosylase MltG; amino-acid sequence: MSTPPPYPFRSRREIHSGERKVYSDAELHEQHAWQDATATPAQGTDLRGGSSRDEAVAPVAATARGERTLPSFDEVTDTGVTPRVSGAALRQRSAALRAESPSETTGMRSRRLASERRAARKRKRRRRVRSFFIIVLVLGLLVGASYVAYDQLFNSSTTASDDFPGPGTGSVEVTIAENSSGRDIGQTLVDAGVVKSVGAFVRQFEKTPASMSIRPGTYRLKQQMSAAGALAGLLDETNRVDSTITITSGQKMSEVKKRIVDIMGVTEEQVDAAFADTEAIGLPSEAGGNAEGWLLPGSYEVSEDDTPTTVIARMVKGTVDELDRLGVAPADRQTVLIKASIVDGEMNIDKYMPMVARVIENRLADTNGETKGYLGMDSTVLYGVGKTSGVPDQADLDNDNPYNTRLHAGLPPTPIGQPSEKAIKAVLNPAEGNWLYFVTVNLDTGETLFASTLEEQEKNREQLKAYCTANPKVCTAS